The window GCGTCCGGCCGACGGTGTCGCCGATGTTGGGCATGGCGCCGTAGACGACGGTTGCAGGGGGGAGGAGGTGCAGCAGCCGCGACCGGGTGCGCAGCTCCGGCGAGGGGAGGAGCGCCACCTGTTTCTCTATCTGCGCCAGCGAGGCCAGGATCCCGAGATAGGTCCCGGCGTCAGGGCTCCAGGCCACCGCCTCGGGAACCGACCGGATCAGCGCCGGGCTGGAGGCCGCCTGCTGCCCCGGGCCGAGGAGCGTTTCGCCCCCGCCCTGGGCCACCGCCACACTCCCCTCCACGACGGAGACCAGGGTCCCGCCGAGTCCCGAGGAAACGGCAAAGACCGTCCCCTTGACCGAGGCCGTCGCATCGCGCGTCTCGACCCGCAGCCGGCCGCGGCGCTGCCTGGCCGCCTGCACGATGACGTCGCCGCGCTCGAGCCGGACGACCCGGCCGCTCCGGGCGGCGTGGACCGAAAGCTCGGTGCGCTCGTTGACCTCCACCAGGGAACCGTCGGCCAAGCGGAGGACGGCCCGCGAGCCGGGACCGGTGCGCACCACCTCGTCCTCCCCGATCTCCGCCCCCGGCGCCAGGACCCCCTGCGGGAGGAGGTACAGGCTCCCGGTGACCGAAGCCACCGTGGCACGCGGACCGCCCGGCGCCAGCAGCGAATCCAGGTGCGCCCGGCCCAGGTAGGCGATCCCCAGGAAAAGCGCCGCCGCCGCGGCCCAGGTGCCCCAGCGGGGCCAGCGCGCGGCGCGCCGCGGCTGGGGCGCCGCCGTCCGTTCCCCCCTTTGCGCGGCCAGGGCCGCCCGGCAGCCGGCGCAGCGGCCCAGGTGGTCCTCCAGCAGAAGCCGGGGGCCGGACTCGAGTGTCCCGTCCGCATACTCCTGAAACCGCGCCCGGAAATCGGCGCAGAGGGCGGCCTCCGAGAGCCGGCCCCACACGCGGTCACGGGCGCGGGCCAGTTCCCCGTCGTCCGCGGTCTCGTTCCTCATCGCCTCCAAAGCCTTGTCCAATCGCTCTTCTGACATCGCCGCCTCCTAACGTTCCAGTTCCATCTGCAGGGCATGCCGGATACGGTGGAGCCGGACGGCTATGTTGTTCTTGTCCTGCCCGAACATGCGCGCCAGTTCGCCGTTGGTGAATCCTTCCACGTGCCGCAACAGAAACAGGAGCGCGTCCTCCGGCTGCAATCCGGCGATCGCGCGGCGCAGCCGCTCCTTGAGCAGCACCTCCGTTTCCCGCGCCGCGGGCGCCGGGGCGCCATCGAGCCCGGTTTCCGCCCGCACCCTCCTGCGGCGCAGGAGGTCGATCGCGGCGTTGGCCGCCGCGCGCCGGAAAAATGCCTCCGGCATGCGCGCGTAGTCCCGCCCATGCTCCCGGTCGAGAACCCGGAGAAAGACGGTCTGGACCACGTCCTCGGCGTCCGCCGGGTTCCCGGTGACGCGGAGCGCCGTGCGGTAGACCGCGGCGAAGTGGCTTTCGTACAGTTCGGCGAAAGTCGATGATGGAGTCATGGCGACCGCCTGCGCGCTCATGAAATTCGCGGCTGTTCCCATATCCCTGCCCTCGAACCCATAACGCGCCGGCGCCCCGATTATTACAGACTCTATGCCCGGGCCCCGGAAATGGAACAGGCAGGCCGCATATCAGCCCCTAAATAGCCGAGGATCTATTTCTATCTGTCGGCCAGGATGTCTTTCCCCTGATCAGTT of the Acidobacteriota bacterium genome contains:
- a CDS encoding sigma-70 family RNA polymerase sigma factor, with the protein product MGTAANFMSAQAVAMTPSSTFAELYESHFAAVYRTALRVTGNPADAEDVVQTVFLRVLDREHGRDYARMPEAFFRRAAANAAIDLLRRRRVRAETGLDGAPAPAARETEVLLKERLRRAIAGLQPEDALLFLLRHVEGFTNGELARMFGQDKNNIAVRLHRIRHALQMELER